In one Streptomyces sp. NBC_01288 genomic region, the following are encoded:
- a CDS encoding ABC transporter permease has translation MVRRVLSLTSGRIALVILTLIALLAVLGPFIAPHDPLATSSDTLAEASGAHWLGTDYLGRDVLSRLLDGSRVSVLGSLEVALTALGVGAIPGILSVYFGRVFEWVTLRLTDTLVALPFLLFAVAVVALLGNGITQAMLVTGVLVSPLFYRVARAATLAVARSPYVEAALISGASIGWVVRRHVWVKVLPPIAVALAQTIGVGFVIVSTLTFLGIGVQPPAPTWGGLLASDLGYLTQKPWAPLVPALLIMVTVWACNLLADAIRDVSGEAGRALVNNRKARANRLAGTDSDSDADLAHVHAGGA, from the coding sequence ATGGTGCGCCGCGTGCTCTCCCTGACGTCCGGCCGGATCGCCCTGGTGATCCTGACCCTGATCGCCCTGCTCGCCGTCCTCGGGCCGTTCATCGCGCCCCACGATCCGCTGGCCACCAGCTCCGACACCCTCGCCGAGGCGTCCGGCGCGCACTGGCTCGGCACCGACTACCTAGGCCGCGACGTCCTGAGCCGGTTGCTCGACGGCTCCCGGGTCAGTGTGCTCGGCTCGCTCGAAGTCGCCCTCACGGCACTGGGAGTCGGAGCGATCCCGGGCATCCTGTCGGTCTACTTCGGCCGGGTCTTCGAGTGGGTCACCCTCAGGCTGACCGACACGCTGGTCGCCCTGCCCTTCCTGCTGTTCGCCGTCGCCGTGGTCGCGCTGCTCGGCAACGGCATCACCCAAGCCATGCTGGTCACGGGGGTGTTGGTGTCCCCGTTGTTCTACCGGGTGGCCCGCGCCGCGACGCTGGCGGTGGCCCGATCGCCGTACGTGGAGGCCGCGTTGATCTCCGGGGCGTCGATCGGGTGGGTCGTCCGCCGGCACGTGTGGGTCAAGGTGCTGCCGCCGATCGCGGTCGCGCTCGCCCAGACCATCGGCGTCGGATTCGTCATCGTCTCGACGCTGACCTTCCTGGGCATCGGCGTCCAGCCGCCCGCGCCCACCTGGGGCGGGCTGCTCGCCTCGGACCTCGGCTATCTCACCCAGAAGCCGTGGGCTCCGCTGGTCCCGGCTCTCCTGATCATGGTGACCGTCTGGGCCTGCAACCTGCTGGCCGACGCGATCCGCGACGTCTCCGGCGAGGCGGGCCGCGCCCTGGTCAACAACCGCAAGGCGCGCGCCAATCGGCTCGCTGGGACCGACTCCGACTCCGATGCCGACCTCGCTCACGTGCACGCCGGAGGTGCGTGA
- a CDS encoding ABC transporter ATP-binding protein, with product MASLSTKVLTQPAASAAPEPVRPAAVPSTPVLSVRDVRISDRAAGQEIVHGVTFTLTPGKAVGIVGESGSGKTLTCRATLGILPAHFEVTGGSIEIDGQDISGLSSAQWTALRGATISAVFQDPASYLNPSIRVGAQIAEVLKVKKGLKRREARRQATELLHAVHLRDPELVYGQYTYELSGGMLQRVLIAAAIAADPRILIADEATTALDVTVQAEILDLLADLRERTGLALVLVSHDLAVVAQLCDEVLVMRQGEVVEQGPTHEVLHHPQHEYTRLLIAEHEQYGLDKFLGADAVEPEHTEALDAADAIDAIEEDA from the coding sequence ATGGCCAGTCTCTCCACGAAGGTCCTGACCCAACCCGCTGCCTCGGCCGCGCCGGAACCCGTTCGCCCGGCGGCGGTGCCGTCGACGCCCGTCCTGTCCGTACGCGACGTCCGCATCAGCGACCGGGCCGCCGGCCAGGAGATCGTCCACGGCGTCACCTTCACGCTCACCCCCGGCAAGGCGGTCGGCATCGTCGGCGAGTCCGGCAGCGGCAAGACCCTGACCTGCCGGGCCACGCTGGGCATCCTGCCCGCCCACTTCGAGGTCACCGGCGGCTCGATCGAGATCGACGGCCAGGACATCTCCGGGCTCTCCTCGGCCCAGTGGACGGCACTGCGCGGCGCCACGATCAGCGCCGTCTTCCAGGACCCGGCGTCGTATCTCAACCCCTCGATCCGCGTGGGCGCCCAGATCGCCGAGGTCCTCAAGGTCAAGAAGGGACTCAAGCGACGCGAGGCGCGCCGGCAGGCGACCGAGCTGCTCCACGCGGTGCATCTGCGCGACCCGGAACTGGTCTACGGCCAGTACACCTACGAGCTCTCCGGCGGCATGCTCCAACGCGTCCTCATCGCCGCCGCGATCGCCGCCGACCCGCGCATCCTCATCGCCGACGAGGCCACGACCGCGCTCGACGTCACCGTCCAGGCCGAGATCCTCGACCTGCTGGCCGACCTGCGCGAGCGAACCGGCCTGGCGCTCGTCCTGGTCTCCCACGACCTGGCCGTCGTCGCCCAGCTCTGCGACGAGGTCCTCGTCATGCGGCAGGGCGAAGTGGTCGAACAGGGCCCGACACACGAGGTGTTGCACCACCCGCAGCACGAGTACACCCGGCTGCTGATCGCCGAGCACGAGCAGTACGGCCTGGACAAGTTCCTCGGCGCGGACGCCGTGGAGCCCGAGCACACCGAGGCCCTGGACGCCGCAGACGCCATAGACGCCATAGAGGAGGACGCGTGA
- a CDS encoding ABC transporter ATP-binding protein has translation MSTDRPASQPAESTQPVLDVTDLEVHYGLRRRRRQALNQVSLSIAPGETVGIIGETGSGKSTLARAVLGLVRASAGSIVIDGEEVSAYGHRQWRALRRRGVIQYVFQDPLRSLDPDVTVEASLAEPLLIQGVSRQEAATRVRAFLDRVRLSPELLDRLPGELSGGQRQRVAVARALVTEPRLVILDEPVSALDSANRVQILQILKELRADGVALVFISHDLGSVAGIADRIAVLYQGELVEVGATADVINQPRHPYTRLLVRSAPTLHSAAADRAEREALRALLHA, from the coding sequence GTGAGCACCGACCGCCCGGCGTCGCAGCCCGCCGAATCCACCCAACCCGTCCTGGACGTAACCGACTTGGAGGTGCACTACGGCCTCCGCCGGCGCCGCCGCCAGGCCCTGAACCAGGTCTCCCTGAGCATCGCCCCCGGTGAGACCGTCGGCATCATCGGCGAGACCGGGTCCGGCAAGTCGACGCTCGCACGGGCCGTGCTCGGACTGGTGCGCGCCTCGGCCGGGTCGATCGTGATCGACGGGGAGGAGGTGAGCGCGTACGGCCATCGCCAGTGGCGTGCGCTGCGCCGGCGCGGTGTCATCCAGTACGTCTTCCAGGACCCGCTGCGCAGTCTCGACCCGGACGTGACGGTCGAGGCGTCCCTGGCCGAACCCCTGCTCATCCAGGGCGTGTCACGGCAGGAGGCGGCGACCCGGGTGCGCGCGTTCCTCGACCGGGTACGACTCTCCCCCGAGCTGCTCGACCGGCTGCCCGGCGAATTGTCCGGCGGTCAGCGTCAACGGGTCGCGGTGGCGCGGGCGTTGGTGACCGAACCGCGCCTTGTGATTCTCGACGAGCCGGTCAGCGCGCTCGACTCCGCCAACCGCGTACAGATCCTCCAGATCCTCAAGGAACTCCGCGCCGACGGAGTGGCCCTCGTCTTCATCTCCCACGACCTCGGGTCCGTCGCCGGGATCGCCGACCGCATCGCCGTGCTGTACCAGGGCGAGTTGGTCGAGGTCGGCGCCACCGCCGACGTCATCAACCAGCCCCGGCACCCCTACACGCGCCTGCTCGTCCGGTCCGCGCCC